ACCACTTCTGTTGAACCGTCCACAAAGGCTGCCGCGGTTCGGAATTCGGCCCGACGATCCTCGACGCCTTCGAGCTCAAGAAGCATCTTGGTGACGTTGTCGTCGTACGTGGCATCGGGACCGGCATAGCGAGCCGTGTGAACGCCCGGGCGATCATCGAGCGCTGCGACGAACAGCCCGGTATCGTCGCCAATTGAGGGAAGGTCGGTGGCATTGAACACCGCCCGGGCTTTCAGCAAGGCATTCCCGGCCAGCGTGTCGGCGTCCTCGATGACATCCTCCCACGACAGGCCGGTCACCAACTCCCCCACCACCCCATCGAGCAATCGAGCAATCTCTGCAATCTTGTCCGGGTTTTTCGATGCAACAACCACCCGGGGGATCACAGCCCGAGCAATTCTTTCTGAGCTGCGGACAGTTCGGCGATGCCGTCAGCAGCCAGATCGAGCAGGCTGTTGAACTCGTCGCGAGTAAAGGCCGCTTTCTCGGCAGTACCTTGCACCTCGACCAGAAGTCCGCGGCCTGTCATGACAACGTTCATGTCGACATCGGCATTGACATCATCGACGTATTCCAGATCGAGAAGCGGCGTCCCGTCGACGATCCCAACCGATATCGCAGCCACCGTATCGACGATCGGAATATCCGACATTTTTCCGGCAACCACCGCCGCGCTAAACGCGTCGTGCATGGCAATGAATGCTCCGGTGATCGCCGCGGTGCGGGTTCCGCCGTCTGCTTGTAAGACATCGCAGTCGACTTGCACCATAGCCTCGCCCATTTTTTTCATGTTGACAACCGCCCGTAATGATCTCCCGATGAGGCGGGAGATCTCTTTGGAGCGGCCGCCTTCGTAGTTGTTGCGTCGGATACGTTCACCCGAGGATCCCGGCAACATTCCGTATTCGGCCGTTACCCAGCCGGCACCCGAACCTTTCATCCACCTTGGCACCTCTGATTCGACGCCGGCTGTGCACAAGACCCGGGTCTCGCCCATCTCAATGAGAACCGATCCGGGGGTCATATTCGTAAAGCCCCGTGTGATGCGAACTGCGCGTAACTCGTCGGCTGGTCTTTCACGTTGCGCCATTGCTCTCCTTCAGATCGATGGTCAGTCCTGGGGTCGCCGCCACGACGGAACCAGAAAAAGTTTCGGAGGCTTCTTCGACCGATTGCCCCGGATCGTTGGTTGGCCAGAGATGAGTCAGCACAAGACGGCCCACATTGGCCGCAGTTGCCAGTTCACCGGCTTCGGATGCCGTCAGATGATGGGGCCACGGTTTGTCAGCGCCCGAACCGAGGTAGGAGGCTTCGGCAATTAGCACGTCGGAGCCGGCCGCCCACTCGGCCAGGTGGTCGGCCACCCCGGTGTCGGCCGTGTAGGCAATCGATCCTGCCTGACCGGTCAGCTTGACCGCCATCGTCGGGACCGGATGATTGGTTTGTGTGAAAAGGAGGTGAAGATCCTTGATGTTCACCTCCGTGCCGAGGTCCACCCGGTTGAACGTGAGCGCTTCGAAGACCGCACTCCCGGTCCGACCAATTAGCGCCTCGAGTCGCTTTGGTACCGAGGCAGGGGCATACACCGCAACCGGACCAAGGAGCGGGTGCCCATACCGGCGCGAGTAGGCGAATGGTAGAACGTCGACGCAATGATCGACGTGTTCGTGGGTGATGACGATCGCGTCGAGGTCGTTCGGATCGATGTATTCCTGGAGTGCCGCGAACGTGCCCGTCCCGCAATCAAGCCAGATCGTCGCCTGTTCGGTTTGCACGAGATAGCCCGATGAGGGGCGACCGGGAGTCGGATAGGTGCCGTTACACCCGAGTACTGTCAGACGCATCGGAGGGAGACTAGGCCAGCAGTGAACGCCTGGGCGGTATCAGCCGGTAGATTCCCCGTGATCTGGCTAGTCATCTATCTCGATTCTCAACTGCCGGGACCGGCTTCCGACGATCTCGAAGGCACCAACCGTGTCGCCGCTGATGACGAGGTATAGCCAGGCAGGCGATGGAGCCCTGGCCACATCGGTAGCCGACGGAACCGGGGTTCCACGAGGGTGCGAGTGGAACACGCCGCCGATTTCCCAATCGTGGCGTTCAGCGTGGCGGGCGGCACCGTAGAACTCCGCTGGATCAATGGTGTACGACGAAGCCGACCTATCGACGTTACTCAGGCAATACACAAAGCGGACCGACCCTGCGGGAGTTACGGCCAGGAGCCCGCAGGCTTCACTTGGTGCTTCGTAGGTGGCGTGCTCGAGCATGGCGGCGAGCATGGGCCTCCGGACCCGGGGGGCCATCATGGGCTCAAGCGTTGACAAACCCAACCTGACTCCGTCAGTCGGTACACGATCCGGTCGTGAAGCCGATTGACCTGACCCTGCCAGAACTCAATCCGGCGCGGGATCACTCGGTACCCTCCCCAGGTCTGCGGCCGGGGTACCTCCTGACCTGCCCATCGAGACTCCTCAG
This region of Acidimicrobiia bacterium genomic DNA includes:
- the rdgB gene encoding RdgB/HAM1 family non-canonical purine NTP pyrophosphatase, with protein sequence MPRVVVASKNPDKIAEIARLLDGVVGELVTGLSWEDVIEDADTLAGNALLKARAVFNATDLPSIGDDTGLFVAALDDRPGVHTARYAGPDATYDDNVTKMLLELEGVEDRRAEFRTAAAFVDGSTEVVVEAALVGVITGQRRGVGGFGYDPIFEVDGQTLSEMGIDQKNRLSHRAKALALLRDALT
- the rph gene encoding ribonuclease PH, which codes for MAQRERPADELRAVRITRGFTNMTPGSVLIEMGETRVLCTAGVESEVPRWMKGSGAGWVTAEYGMLPGSSGERIRRNNYEGGRSKEISRLIGRSLRAVVNMKKMGEAMVQVDCDVLQADGGTRTAAITGAFIAMHDAFSAAVVAGKMSDIPIVDTVAAISVGIVDGTPLLDLEYVDDVNADVDMNVVMTGRGLLVEVQGTAEKAAFTRDEFNSLLDLAADGIAELSAAQKELLGL
- a CDS encoding M67 family metallopeptidase — protein: MMAPRVRRPMLAAMLEHATYEAPSEACGLLAVTPAGSVRFVYCLSNVDRSASSYTIDPAEFYGAARHAERHDWEIGGVFHSHPRGTPVPSATDVARAPSPAWLYLVISGDTVGAFEIVGSRSRQLRIEIDD
- a CDS encoding MBL fold metallo-hydrolase; this translates as MRLTVLGCNGTYPTPGRPSSGYLVQTEQATIWLDCGTGTFAALQEYIDPNDLDAIVITHEHVDHCVDVLPFAYSRRYGHPLLGPVAVYAPASVPKRLEALIGRTGSAVFEALTFNRVDLGTEVNIKDLHLLFTQTNHPVPTMAVKLTGQAGSIAYTADTGVADHLAEWAAGSDVLIAEASYLGSGADKPWPHHLTASEAGELATAANVGRLVLTHLWPTNDPGQSVEEASETFSGSVVAATPGLTIDLKESNGAT